The Leptolyngbya sp. CCY15150 region TGTGATTACCACTGGAGCAGGGCGTAACCTAATCGTCATCCGTCAAAACGACGGCTTCGATCGCGTCACCGACTTCCAAAACAATCAAGACCGTATCGATTTAGTCGGTCTTAGTTTTGGTCAACTGTCCATCGTCCAACAGCGCGATGATGTGCTGATCAGATTGGGCAGTACCAATCTATTGCGATTGGAAAATACCAACCTGTCAGCTATCAACCAAGCTGATTTTGTGTAAAGGATCCATGAATTGAGATCCTCCATCCCCCACTGGATCTTGTCCAGCGGGGGATATCAATAGGTACCGAGATGGAAAGACCCTGAGGTGTAGCTGAATCAGAGAATGCTACTGAGAAATAGAGAGACGAAGGCAAAAACACCGATGACCAAAAGAGCCGTTGCCACAACTAATGCCCCAGAGCGGCGCGAGTAGTAGATATAGTCATCGCGCTGAATATGCTTCAGCTCTCGATGATGTTCGATCGAAGCCGTCAAGATGGCATAGACTCCGACGGCAATAAAAGACAGACTCAAGCCACGCACCAGGTCAGTCGGTTGAAAGCGATCGCTCTGAGTGGATTGTTGAATAGCAGCCACCACTTGGTCAATCCCAAACCCAAAGCCAATGAGAGACAGAGAGGTGCGGATCCAAGCGAGCAGCGTTCGTTCTGCAGCAGCACGACTGCGTTCTTTGGCCAATTCATTAGCCAGGTTGCGGGGCGATTGACCCATCGGTACATGTTTGAAGACTACCGTGGCATTGTATAGCACCCAAAGCGATCGCAAGCTAGTCACCACCTGCTCCTTTAGAGGGATGCCACCAGCTATTGTCGTCTAGATAACATCATTCACAAGATAGAGGTCAAGCTGTCTGAGTAACGGTTAAGTTTTGTACAGGTTCAGTAGCCCCTAGTCATGGATGATCATCAACCCGAGGCAGCGCGGTCAAGGTTGTAAGCCATTACGCCTCCGCGATCCAGGCTAGCCTGCTATGACCGTCCAGATCACATTATGAAAACAAGGTAGTTCTATCGTGAAAACCCGTCACTCATTAACCAAGCGACTCACCGCCGGATTCATCGGATTAGGCGCAGTATTTGCCCTGGCCGCTTGCGGAACCCCCGAAGACACCGCAACTGACACCGCTCCTGGAGATCCAACGGCAACCGAACCTGATATGCCGGCTGAAGACCCAACGGCCAATCAACCTGACATGCCGGCTGAAGACCCTAGCGCAGCAACCTCCAGCAACAGCGTCGTTGATGTAGCTGCCAGCGATGACTCGTTTAGCACCTTGGTGCAAGCTGTTGAAGCAGCAGGCTTGGCTGAGCCCCTTGCAACCGGTGGGCCTTTCACCATCTTTGCTCCCACCAACGAAGCGTTCGAAGCGCTACCCGACGGAACTCTCGAAACCTTGCTTCAACCTGAAAACCAAGATCTCTTAGCTCAAGTTTTGACGTACCATGTGGTTCCCCAGGAAGTCATGGCAGCCGATGTGACTACGGGTGAAGTTCCCACTGTAGCCGGCCCCAGCATCTCAGTTGTGGTGGATGAAGCTTCAGGAGAGGTCATGGTCAATGAAGCCATGGTCACTCAGACAGACATTCAGGCTGATAATGGCGTTATCCATG contains the following coding sequences:
- a CDS encoding fasciclin domain-containing protein translates to MKTRHSLTKRLTAGFIGLGAVFALAACGTPEDTATDTAPGDPTATEPDMPAEDPTANQPDMPAEDPSAATSSNSVVDVAASDDSFSTLVQAVEAAGLAEPLATGGPFTIFAPTNEAFEALPDGTLETLLQPENQDLLAQVLTYHVVPQEVMAADVTTGEVPTVAGPSISVVVDEASGEVMVNEAMVTQTDIQADNGVIHAIDQVILPPGLEL
- a CDS encoding DUF202 domain-containing protein: MGQSPRNLANELAKERSRAAAERTLLAWIRTSLSLIGFGFGIDQVVAAIQQSTQSDRFQPTDLVRGLSLSFIAVGVYAILTASIEHHRELKHIQRDDYIYYSRRSGALVVATALLVIGVFAFVSLFLSSIL